In the Mycosarcoma maydis chromosome 6, whole genome shotgun sequence genome, one interval contains:
- a CDS encoding uncharacterized protein (related to JJJ1 cochaperone required for a late step of ribosome biogenesis) yields MGASQSSHKPGVAGGTATDANGDPAFVDYYELLHIEQTATSDEIRKAYRKLALKHHPDKNPDNVEQANKIFHKLQEAYEILSDDTERAWYDQNRERLLNGEGPDLDDDDVFEAFRSGAAEAPQPTSSARGLTAKALLRFFDPSLAKDLTEGDNGFYATYRRLFERLAQEERIAAPYPGEEKDSTLPSADAYPSFGYSHTPYSNAKGQQAAIHQTPVKDFYNVFMNFQSRKSFGWFDKYDVRDAPDRRVKRLMEKENKRARDAARREYNDAVRSLAAFIRKRDPRYKKFQAELNSTGPGSTADLARRKAEAEKIRLEREARAQSYQAQSWQQPDYHFSDEDDEEEEDVNDDDADSDFESVQKDGSRSLAGQDGALDSLDHSYAAWDCVACDRVFQSEAAFRNHERSAKHNKAVQKLQREMQDEEDELGLGLDADDIAIDASLADMHLDGSMAQTKADTNVSAGFSIPAFASEGAAGKSKKQKKQAKKRRQMEEVAGRTLDEDGFVVQDLNRKQAKPRASEEASPANEPSNDTGANKDTLVIHVVDDDDQLDGDAETNVCDQVGAGDEESVPPKPSASQKHDAAKSKTGPDQLQATDKGALSGTKDDPWAGLEDPYIPKSAFSVSLPPPLPPLTRPAGSFDIFGYGSLIFKPPPYVIGATPCYIKGFVRRFAQHSVDHRGTHERPGRVVTLVKASDWHPLRRAAKVDEPKSPEGDIVWGVSFTIDPEHAQVVKQYLDYREKNGYSAMYVPLYTKSKEQDGAQEETVLKNALVYVGLPSNPAFVGPQSLDALAQRIYTCAGPSGPNAEYLLKLANAVRELAPQSVDQHLFSLEKRLLLLQEQKVDPAMLIAQEAKQPSCKKVTTDSIEDEEDQQDARGWKGKKGSKGKLSGKSKEWCNVCKAGFESRSKLFNHIRETGHALASEQNGSVKKARRK; encoded by the coding sequence ATGGGTGCCTCTCAGTCGTCGCACAAGCCAGGTGTGGCTGGAGGCACCGCCACCGATGCGAATGGCGATCCTGCCTTTGTCGACTACTACGAGCTTCTCCACATAGAACAGACGGCCACATCTGACGAGATTCGCAAAGCGTACCGCAAACTTGCCCTCAAGCACCATCCAGACAAGAATCCGGACAATGTTGAGCAAGCAAACAAGATCTTTCACAAGCTGCAAGAGGCGTACGAGATACTCTCTGATGACACAGAGCGCGCATGGTATGACCAGAACCGAGAGCGCTTGCTCAATGGCGAGGGGCCggatctcgacgatgacgatgtcTTCGAAGCGTTCCGATCGGGTGCAGCCGAAGCTCCTCAACCGACGAGCTCTGCGCGTGGACTGACAGCCAAGGCACTGCTGCGCTTCTTTGATCCAAGCCTAGCAAAGGACTTGACCGAAGGCGACAATGGCTTCTACGCAACCTACCGCCGCCTCTTTGAACGTCTTGCACAAGAGGAGCGGATAGCAGCGCCATATCCGGGAGAGGAAAAAGACAGCACGCTTCCGTCTGCTGATGCATATCCATCATTCGGCTACAGTCACACTCCCTACTCGAATGCAAAGGGCCAGCAAGCTGCAATTCACCAGACGCCGGTCAAGGACTTTTACAACGTCTTTATGAACTTTCAGTCGCGCAAGAGCTTTGGATGGTTCGACAAGTACGATGTTCGTGACGCACCAGATCGAAGAGTGAAACGACTCATGGAGAAAGAGAACAAGCGTGCAAGAGACGCTGCAAGGCGCGAGTACAACGACGCCGTTCGATCCCTGGCTGCTTTCATTCGCAAGCGAGATCCACGATACAAGAAGTTCCAGGCAGAACTCAACTCCACCGGTCCCGGATCGACCGCCGATCtagcaagaagaaaagcCGAGGCAGAGAAGATCAGACTGGAGCGAGAGGCACGTGCCCAATCCTACCAGGCGCAGAGTTGGCAACAGCCCGACTACCACTTTtccgacgaggacgacgaggaagaagaggacgtcaacgatgatgacgcTGACAGCGATTTTGAAAGCGTTCAGAAAGACGGCAGCAGATCGCTGGCAGGTCAAGATGGAGCATTAGACTCACTTGACCACTCCTACGCTGCTTGGGACTGCGTTGCATGCGACAGGGTTTTCCAATCCGAGGCTGCTTTTCGCAATCACGAGCGGAGCGCCAAGCATAACAAAGCGGTCCAGAAGCTTCAACGTGAAATgcaagacgaagaagacgagctCGGTCTCGGACTTGATGCAGACGATATTGCAATTGACGCGTCTCTAGCAGACATGCACCTTGATGGGAGCATGGCACAGACCAAGGCAGATACCAACGTCTCGGCCGGCTTCTCGATACCCGCCTTTGCTTCAGAGGGAGCAGCaggcaagagcaagaagcagaagaagcaggccaagaagcgtaGACAGATGGAAGAGGTTGCCGGGCgcacgctcgacgaagATGGTTTTGTGGTGCAAGATCTGAACAGAAAGCAGGCCAAGCCTCGAGCAAGTGAGGAGGCTTCTCCTGCTAATGAGCCGTCAAACGATACCGGGGCGAACAAAGACACTTTGGTCATACAtgttgtcgatgatgatgaccaACTCGACGGCGACGCTGAAACAAACGTATGCGACCAGGTAGGCGCAGGCGATGAAGAAAGCGTGCCGCCAAAGCCATCCGCGTCACAAAAGCATGACGCAGCAAAGTCAAAGACTGGTCCTGACCAATTGCAAGCAACAGACAAGGGAGCTCTCTCAGGAACCAAAGATGATCCTTGGGCCGGTCTCGAAGATCCCTACATCCCAAAATCTGCTTTCTCGGTCAGCCTCCCTCCACCGCTGCCCCCGCTGACTAGGCCTGCTGGCTCTTTTGACATCTTTGGCTACGGCAGTCTCATCTTCAAACCGCCCCCTTACGTCATTGGCGCGACGCCATGCTACATCAAAGGCTTTGTTCGGCGGTTCGCACAGCACTCGGTCGACCATCGAGGCACTCACGAGCGTCCAGGGCGGGTTGTGACACTTGTCAAAGCCTCGGATTGGCATCCGCTGCGCAGAGCGGCTAAGGTGGACGAACCAAAGTCACCCGAGGGAGACATCGTTTGGGGTGTCTCGTTTACGATTGACCCAGAGCATGCCCAGGTGGTGAAGCAATACCTCGACTATAGAGAAAAGAATGGATACAGTGCCATGTACGTGCCGCTCTACACAAAATCAAAAGAGCAAGACGGCGCACAGGAAGAGACAGTGCTCAAAAACGCGCTCGTCTATGTCGGCTTGCCGTCGAATCCTGCGTTTGTGGGGCCACAGTCACTGGATGCTCTTGCGCAACGCATCTACACGTGTGCTGGACCGTCGGGACCGAATGCAGAGTACTTGCTGAAGCTTGCCAATGCGGTGCGAGAGCTTGCGCCGCAGTCGGTTGACCAGCATCTCTTTAGCCTGGAAAAGCgactgcttctgcttcagGAGCAGAAAGTGGATCCAGCCATGCTCATTGCTCAGGAAGCCAAGCAGCCGTCTTGCAAAAAGGTGACGACAGATAGCATTGAAGATGAAGAGGACCAACAAGACGCCAGGGGCTGGAAGGGCAAGAAAGGCAGCAAAGGTAAGCTAAGCGGCAAAAGCAAAGAGTGGTGCAACGTGTGCAAAGCAGGGTTCGAGAGTAGAAGCAAGCTCTTCAACCACATTCGAGAGACGGGTCATGCCTTGGCAAGCGAGCAGAACGGATCGGTTAAGAAAGCAAGACGCAAGTAG